In the Saccharococcus thermophilus genome, CGGAAAACAACCTCCTTAACAATAATTTTCGCCGTTCTTATTAGCACTCATCTCAATTGAGTGCTAACACACTTATAATATTAATGAACTTCTCTTTTTTTTGCAAGTAGGAAATACAAAAAAATAACTGCTTTTCTTTATTATAAATCCTTTTCAAGTATTTCACGTTTCTATGGCTGATAAACAGCTGTGGTTAATTTTTTTATATTTTTGCAAAAGATGTGCTAAAATACGGAAAGCATCACTATTTTGTTGGCAAAGGGGTAAGTTTCCTTGAAACGACAATATTGGTATGTCATTATTACGTATGTCGTCATGCAGCTGTCTGGTATTATAGGTGTTCCGCTTCTGCGCTTTCTCGGTGTGGGGAAACATGCCAAAAATAAACTCATTGCCGCAGAGATCGCCTCTGGCTATTGGGCAGTCATTAGCTTTGCTATTGCGTTTTTGATTATTCTCTTTTTCTTGCGCGAAGATATAAAACAACGGCATACTCGTTATCGCGTTTCTTTGCCTGTCGCTTGGATGTGGGCGGTCGGCGGCGTTTTTTTGGCGCTCTTTGCCCAAAGCCTTGCCGCTAATATTGAATGGCATTTGCTTGGCATCGAGCCAGGCTCGGAAAACACGAGACGCATTGTCGGAATCATTCGAGTCACCCCGATATTGATCATCGTTACTTCCATTATCGGCCCGATTTTAGAAGAAATTATTTTTCGCAAGATTATTTTCGGGGCGCTATATCAAAAATACAATTTCCTCATTGCCGCGCTTATCAGTTCGCTATTATTTGCGGTAGTCCATATGGAATTGAAGCATCTGCTTTTATATGCGGCAATGGGATTTACGTTTGCCTTTCTTTATGCGAAAACAGGGCGCATTTTTGTTCCGATTTTCGCTCACGTTACGATGAATACGTTCGTCGTCGTGATGCAAACGTTGTTTGCCGATGAAATTGAAAGAATGATGCGGCAGACGGAACATATACAACTCATTATTGGGCATTGGGGGCTTTTAATACAATGAAAAGGACGCCATTACAATTCGCTTTTTTCTATTTTCTGATGGGGATACTATTTACTTACTTATCTGTTCAAAGCGCAAAAGATACGATTTGGAACTTTTTTACGATTGTGCTTGCCATACTGGCTACGCTTGATTTTGGAGCAGCAATACGTCTCTTCGCACTCCACTTTCGCAAATAAACCTCCCGTTCGATTCACGGGAGGTTTTCCTGTTCCTGTTGCGCCAACAAAACTTTGCGATAAGCAAATTTCGAAATCCAAATGCTTACCTCATATAAAATCGAAAGCGGAATCATCACAATCACTTGCGATAATACATCCGGCGGCGTAATGATCGCAGCCACAATCAATAAGACCAGATACGCGTATTTCCGTATTTTGATCAGCAACATCGGCGTAATCAAGCCGAGCCTTGTTAAAAACATCACAACTACCGGCAGCTGAAAGACAATGCCAAACGGCAAGATGAGCTGAAGCAAAAATTCGAAATATTCATTAATGCCGATGACTTGATGAATGCCAAGATCGTTCGCCAAATTTTGCATAAAGCGAACGACAAACGGAAATAAGACAAAATACGCAAAACTAACGCCGGCTAAAAAGAGGAAAATGGAAATTGGAATATAGCTTAACGTCACTTTTCGTTCTTTTTCATATAACCCAGGGCTGACAAACGCCCAAATTTGATAAAGCAGAACCGGTGCGGTAAGAATAAAGGCAATGACAAACGCAAACTGAAAATAAATTCTGATCGGATCTGTCAAACGAAACGCGTTCATCGTTAATTGTTTCGCTTCACCGGTTCGCTGCAAATACAAAATGACCGGTTCTACAAAAAAGAAGCTCACGATCAAGGCAACGCTAAAAAAAATAAGAACAATAATCAGCCGTTTTCGCAATTCACCTAGGTGCTCATATACCGACATTTCTTTATCGTTCATATGTCAACCATCCTAACTTATTATTGGTCGGCTTTTTTTTCATCCTCATCGGCTAATCCCTTCGTCGCATCCTTGAATTCGCGGAGCGATTGCCCGAGCGACTTGCCCAGTTCCGGAAGCTTTTTTGTTCCAAACAATAATAAAATAACAAGCACGATTAATAAATATTTCACGTTTCGTTCTCTCCTTTATCGAGCGGATAATTTTTTAAAAAATAGACGAGTGACTGCAATTCGACAGCTAAGTCAATATGGTGGACGCGAATGTGTTTCGGCACGTTCAGGCGCGCCGGCGTAAAATTTAAAATCCCTTTAATTCCTTTTCCGACAAGACGGTCTGTAATCCATTGCGCAACATGAGCCGGCACCGTTAAAATCGCTACTGGAATTCCCTCGTGAAGACGCCCTTCTAATTCGTCCAAATGATAGACAGGCACCCCGCCGACTGTTGTACCAACCTTTTTCTCATCCACATCAAATGCCATGACAATTTTCGTATTATTGTTTTTCAAAAAATTATAGTTTAAAAATGCCGTTCCTAAGTTCCCGACTCCAAATAGCGCGACTTCGGTCACTTCGTCTTGATCGAGCGTTTTGCGGAAAAATGACAACAAATAGTTGACATTATATCCATACCCTTTTTTTCCGAGCGCACCAAAATAGGAAAAATCGCGACGGATCGTTGCGGGATCGACTTTGACCGCCTCGCTCAATTCGGCAGAAGAAACACGTTGCTTTCCGGAAGCATGTAAATTTTTTAAAAAACGATAATATAACGGCAAGCGTTTTGCCGTTGCTTGCGGAATTTTTGGCTGTTCATTGCTCATCGATGAATCCCCCAGCACTTCTTTTTTCCCGTTGATAATGGCCCGACTTCCCACCAGTTTTCTCTACCAAATAGGTTGGGCCAATCACCATCCCTTTATCAAGCGCCTTGCACATGTCATACACCGTCAGTGCGCATACAGAGGCGGCCGTTAGCGCTTCCATCTCCACCCCTGTGCTGCCCTTCGTTTTCACTGTGACAGTAATCAGTAATTGATATAACGCTTTTTCTTCCTCCACATGCCACGCAAATTGAATGTCGACACCTTTTAACATAAGCGGATGACACATTGGAATTAAATCTGGCGTTTTTTTTGCGGCCATAACGCCAGCTATTTGCGCAACAGCAAGCACATCCCCTTTTTCGATCGCGTTGTTTGTCATTTTTTCATAAATTTCCTTATTTACTGTCACACTTGTTTGAGCGACCGCTATGCGAACCGTATCCTCTTTGTCTGAAATATCGACCATTTTTGCCCGGCCTTGTTCGTTAAAATGGGTAAATGATGACAACGTAATCTCCTCCCACTATAAACTATACACTATTTTTCGTCATCTGTCTTTTATCGTTTTATTGCGATAAGAAAACAAATTACGCTACACTATTATTGTTAAACGAGAGGTGAATAACAATGATCATTTTACAAGTCAACCAACTGACAAAATATTTTGGCGCTGACCTTATTTTATCGAATATAAAATTAGAAATACAATCCAAAGACCGCATCGCTCTCGTCGGGAGAAACGGAGAAGGAAAATCGACATTATTAAAAATCATTGCCGGAGAACTTTCTTACGATAGCGGAGAAATCATTAAACCAAAAGAAGTGACGATCGGCTACCTCGCCCAAGACAGTGGGCTTCACTCTTCCTTGTCGATTTGGGAAGAGATGATGACGGTATTTGCACCGTTAAAGGCAATGGAGAAGCAATTACGCGAGATGGAAATGCAAATGGGCGATCCCGATTTGCTTGCGGACGCTTCCCGTTACGAAAAACTATTAAAAGACTATGACGCGTTGCAAGAACGCTATAAAGAACAAGGCGGTTACCAATACGAAGCTGATATTCGCTCCATTTTACACGGTTTGCAGTTTTCTAAGTACGATTATATGACGACTCCTGTCCAATCGCTAAGCGGCGGACAGCGAACGCGTCTGGCACTCGGAAAATTGCTTTTAATGAAACCCGATTTGCTTATTTTAGACGAGCCGACCAACCATTTAGACCTAGAAACATTAACATGGTTGGAACAATATTTACAAACGTATCCTGGCGCGATTTTAATCGTTTCCCATGACCGCTATTTTCTCGATAAAATTGTTACCCAAGTATACGAACTGTCACGTGCGACATTAAAGCGGTATAGCGGCAATTACAGCCGTTACCTAGAGCAACGGGCAGAGGAATACGAACGGGAACGAAAACTATATGAAAAACAGCAAGAAGAAATCGCAAAGCTGCAAGAGTTTATTCAGCGCAATATCGCCCGCGCTTCGACCACCAAGCGCGCGCAAAGCCGAAGAAAACGGCTTGAAAAAATGGAAAGAATGGAGAGACCAGTCGGGGATGAAAAAGCCGCTTCGTTTTCCTTCGAGATCGAACGGCAAAGTGGTAATGACGTGTTGACCGCCGAAAATGTGTCAGTAGGATACGATGCGGACCAACCAATTATTCGCAACATCCACTTTCGTATTACACGCGGGGAAAGTATTGCCCTGATTGGACCGAACGGAATCGGTAAATCGACGTTATTAAAAGCGATCGTCAACAAGCTGCCTCTGCAAACAGGGCAATTCCGCTACGGCTCGAACGTACAGATCGGCTACTATGACCAAAACCAGGCCGACTTATCATCGAATAAACGCGTGCTCGATGAGCTTTGGGATGAATACCCTGACAAAACGGAAAAAGAAATCCGCACCGTGCTTGGAAACTTTTTATTTTCCGGAGATGACGTATTAAAACCTGTATCAGGACTTAGCGGCGGTGAAAAAGCCAGACTGGCGCTCGCCAAACTAATGATGCAAAAAGCGAACTTCCTTATTTTAGATGAACCGACCAACCATCTTGATTTAGACAGCAAAGAAGTACTCGAGAACGCCTTAATCGAATATCCCGGAACGATTTTGTTCGTTTCCCATGACCGTTACTTTATCAACCGCATCGCCACGAAAATATTTGAACTTTCGAGTGACGGGATTACGGAATATTTGGGTGACTATGATTACTACATCGCCAAAAAGGAAGAAATGCGCGAACTCGAACGCCTCGCCGCCATGGAGCAGCCGAAAGCACAGCTTAGCCATCCTGATGGCGAAATAACGAAAAAATCGAGCTACGAACAGGAAAAAGCAGCAAAAAAACTGGAACGGCAACGCAAGCGCCGCATAGAGGAAATTGAAGCAGAAATTAGCGAATTAGAACAACAAATCGCACACGTTGAAGAACAATTATGTGATCCTGAAATTTACCAAGATCGCGAAAAAGTGCAACAACTAACAAAAAAGAACGAGGAAATGAAACAAAAACTGGATTTGTTATTAGTAGAATGGGAAAAACTTTATACATTGCAATAATAAAATACACAAAAACATCCACCAACTTCTTCACGGTGGATGTTTTTAGTTAATCACATATTCACAAACTTATCCCCATTTTTTTCCCCGTCATTCAAGTTATTCACCGATTTTTCCACATTATCCACAAAAAATGCCTCTTTTATATGAAAAAAACTGTGATTATTTTCTCCTTACTATAGTAAGTTTTTTTTACATTTTCCACAATATCCACAGGTTGTGGATAAATGTATGCACAACTATTATTTTTTTAATAAAAAATGGACCTTTTTCAAGAATAGATCTTGAAAAAAGTCCTTTATGATTTGCCTTATTCCAAATCCAAACTCGGATCCGCATTTAATGCCATATCCACCCGTTTTCCTTGCGCAAACAACACAGTGCCTGCCGCTGCGATCATCGCCGCATTATCGGTGCATAGCGATAGCGGCGGTATCACCAGCTCGACGTTGTCTAATTTCGCCATTTGCTTTTGCAATTCCGCCCTTAATCCTCGGTTAGCGGCAACCCCGCCTGCAAGCAACACTTGACGGACGTGATATTCTTTTGCCGCTTGAATTGTTTTTGTCACCAACACGTCGATGACGCTTGCCTGGAAGCTCGCCGCCATATCTTTCGCATCTATTTCTTCGCCGCGCTGTTTAGCATTATGAAGCGTATTTAATACGGCCGATTTCAGACCGCTGAAGCTGAAATCATACGATCCTTCTTCGAGCCAGGTCCGCGGCAAATCAATTGTCACCTTCCCTTCATGCGCAAGACGGTCAATATGCGGTCCACCTGGGTAAGGAAGGTTTAACGCCCTCGCCACTTTGTCATACGCTTCTCCCGCTGCATCGTCTCTCGTTTCGCCGATGACTTGAAACTTGCCGTGTTCCTTCATGTACACAAGTTCCGTATGTCCGCCAGAAACGACAAGGGATAGTAATGGAAATTTCATTTCTGTAACAAGCCGATTCGCGTAAATATGACCAGCGATGTGATGAACGCCAACCAGCGGAATATTGTAGGCAAATGATAACGCTTTTGCCGCGTTGACCCCAATTAGCAGCGCGCCGACCAGTCCTGGGCCTTGCGTTACCGCAATTGCGTGCAATTGCGAAAAGGAAACGCCTGCCTTATTCATCGCTTCTTCAATCACAAGTGTAATTTGCTCAACATGATGACGCGAGGCGATTTCCGGTACGACACCACCGAAACGTTTATGGCTTTCCATTTGTGAAGCGACAATATTGGAGAGAATTTCTTTGCCGTTTTTCACTACTGCTGCTGCTGTTTCGTCGCAGCTCGTTTCAATTCCAAGCACATATATGTCGTGATTCATGATAAATTCACCCACATTACTAGCGCATCTTCTAAATTATCTGGATAATAATGTCTACGAATGCCGCCATTGCGAAACCCTAACTTTCGATATAACGACTGAGCAACATGATTAGAAACTCGAACTTCCAACGTCATTGTTACAGCCCCTAGCTGTTTGGCCGTTTCCATCAATTTGCGCATGAGCGCTTCTCCTAAATTTTTGCCGCGAAATTCCGGCAATACTGCCACATTCGTAATATGCGCCTCATCGATCACTACCCACATCCCGGCATAACCGATGATGCGACCTTCATGCACCATAACGATATATTTCGCGTAACGATTGTGGACAAGCTCATTATAAAATGCCTCCCTGCTCCAAGGCACGGTAAACGAGGCACGCTCTACTTGCAACACAGCATCAATGTCATTTAACGTCATGAATCGAAATTGAATATCCATCCCCATTATTCTTTTCCCCTTTTTGCTTGGCAAGCCATTTGGCTTCTGCCTCCGCCAAACGGATATAATTCGGTACGAATGCATGCGCGTCTTCCCGCTCTTTTTTCTTTCCAAGGAGTGCTAGTTCACTCGGCCGCGGCAGTTGCAACGAAGAAGGAGCAAAATGTGCCCATTCCCCAAGCTGTGTTTGGAACAGATCTTTATATAAAGCAACATCCGTTCCAATAAATAACACCGCTTCTTTTCTTGCCTTGAGTTGGTTTGCCCATTCTTCCGCTAAAACGATGCGATCGCTTTCTATACATACGAGCTCTTCCCCATCATAACGGTATAAGCCCGTATAAACCTGTCCCCTTCTGGCATCAAAAAACGGAGAAATCAAGCCGGAAAAATATCTGCCATTGGCCGCGAGCACCTCTAAACTAGATACCCCGACGATCGGAATATTTAGCGCCCATGCTAAGGTCTTGGCAATTGTCACACCGATGCGCACACCTGTATACGAACCAGGCCCCTTTGCCACCGCAATAAGCCCTAATTCATTCGGAACGACGCCGCATTGCTTTAGCAATGACTGAACCGCCGGCATCACACGTGTCGAGTGGTCTTTTTTTATATTGGTGACGATTTCCCCTCTTACTACATCATCCTCAACTAATGCGATTCCCATTACGACATTGGATGTATCAATCGCCAATATTTTCATGTTTCCAAAATCTCCTTACATAACTGTTCATATCGTTTTCCCACTGGTTCCATCACTAATCTGCGCTGATGATCTCCATGATGAAACAAATAAATGTTTAATCTTTCTTTTGGTAATTGCGCCTCGATAAGGTGTGCCCATTCAATAACAGTAACGCCATCTCCTTCAAAGTATTCGTCAAAGCCAAGATCCTCCATCTCATCCTCTAGGCGGTAAACATCCATATGATAAAGAGGAAGGCGCCCTTTATACTCTTTTACGATCGTAAAGGTAGGACTATTAATCGTTTTTTCGATTCCTAGTCCTTTCGCCAATCCTTTTGTAAAGGTGGTCTTCCCTGCCCCTAAATCTCCTTCTAGCGTAATGACAGATCCTGCTTCTAATTTTTCCCCTAATTTGCGAGCAAGGCTCATCGTTTCTTCCGGGGAATGCATTACCCATTCGTAATGTTTCATGAAATGTCACCTTATTATATTGTAATTTGATAACCTTTGCTTTTGAAATTTTACCATATTTCCACCACTCGTTACCACTTTTCATTATAGAGGAAAGGTGACGATGATTTTATTATTATCTTATCGATCGTAATCAAGAAGAGCACTCCCACATAGCTACACACTAGTCTTCACACCAGTTTTACCGTTAGAGGGAAAAGGCAGCTGACACTGTAGTAAAAAACAAATAAAAAAACCTTAGGAAATCGGTATTTCCTAAGGCTAGTTGGATTGCGGGGGCAGGATTTGAACCTGCGACCTTCGGGTTATGAGCCCGACGAGCTACCGGACTGCTCCACCCCGCGGCGATAGAAAGGAATAATTGATTTAGAAAGCTTTAATTAATCCATTGCCTCTTCCTCTACTAGGTCATGCGTGAGGCAACTCATCGAAAATTTCTTGTTCGCTGTCCCTTCCTCGATTTACATTAAAGAACAGCGAATAAAAAAAGTAAAGGGAATAGGCGTGTTTCACTCCCTGGTAATTCCCTTGTAATAATAGAAACTGCCTAGCGACGACCTACTCTTGCAGGGGCGCTGGCCCCAACTACCATCGGCGCTGGAGAGCTTAACTTCCGTGTTCGGGATGGGAACGGGTGTTTCCTCTCCGCTATAGTCACTAGGCAAGTATTTCAATTGGACATGTATTATTATATCCATCTAATCGATGTTGTCAAGAAGGAGTTCATTCCTTCAAAACTAGATAACCGTCTGTTTGGAAGAAGCCAGTCGCCTGTGTCCGCTCGGCGCTAAGCAGTCGCCTCCGCTTTTCGTGCGCTTTTCGTGTGGTTAAGTCCTCGATCGATTAGTATCCGTCAGCTGCACGTGTCGCCACGCTTCCACCTCGGACCTATCGACCTCGTCATCTTCGAGGGATCTTACTCGCTTGACGCGATGGGAAATCTCATCTTGAGGGGGGCTTCACGCTTAGATGCTTTCAGCGCTTATCCCTTCCGCACATAGCTACCCAGCGGTGCCCCTGGCGGGACAACTGGTACACCAGCGGTGCGTCCATCCCGGTCCTCTCGTACTAAGGACAGCTCCTCTCAAATTTCCTGCGCCCGCGACGGATAGGGACCGAACTGTCTCACGACGTTCTGAACCCAGCTCGCGTACCGCTTTAATGGGCGAACAGCCCAACCCTTGGGACCGACTACAGCCCCAGGATGCGATGAGCCGACATCGAGGTGCCAAACCTCCCCGTCGATGTGGACTCTTGGGGGAGATCAGCCTGTTATCCCCGGGGTAGCTTTTATCCGTTGAGCGATGGCCCTTCCATACGGAACCACCGGATCACTAAGCCCGACTTTCGTCCCTGCTCGACCTGTCCGTCTCGCAGTCAAGCTCCCTTGTGCCTTTGCACTCTACGAATGATTTCCAACCATTCTGAGGGAACCTTTGGGCGCCTCCGTTACCTTTTGGGAGGCGACCGCCCCAGTCAAACTGCCCACCTGACACTGTCTCCCACCCCGATCAGGGGTGCGGGTTAGAATTTCAATACCGCCAGGGTGGTATCCCACCGGCGCCTCCACCGAAGCTGGCGCTCCGGCTTCCCAGGCTCCCACCTATCCTGTACAAGCGATACCAAAATTCCATATCAGGCTGCAGTAAAGCTCCACGGGGTCTTTCCGTCCTGTCGCGGGTAACCTGCATCTTCACAGGTAGTATAATTTCACCGGGTCTCTCGTTGAGACAGTGCCCAAGTCGTTACACCTTTCGTGCGGGTCGGAACTTACCCGACAAGGAATTTCGCTACCTTAGGACCGTTATAGTTACGGCCGCCGTTTACTGGGGCTTCGGTTCGCACCTTCGCTTGCGCTAAGCGCTCCCCTTAACCTTCCAGCACCGGGCAGGTGTCAGCCCCTATACTTCGCCTTTCGGCTTCGCAGAGACCTGTGTTTTTGATAAACAGTCGCTTGGGCCTTTTCACTGCGGCTCCCTCGGGCTATTCACCCAAGAGAGCACCCCTTCTCCCGAAGTTACGGGGTCATTTTGCCGAGTTCCTTAACGAGAGTTCTCCCGCGCACCTTAGGATTCTCTCCTCGCCTACCTGTGTCGGTTTGCGGTACGGGCACCTCTCACCTCGCTAGAGGCTTTTCTTGGCAGTGTAGGATCGGGGACTTCGGGACCGATGGTCCCTTCGCCATCACGGCTCCGCCTTTGCGCCAGACGGATTTGCCTATCTGGCAGCCTAACCGCTTGGACAGGCTATTCCAGCAGCCTGCTCGCCCTACCTTCCTGCGTCCCCCCATCGCTCAAACGGTGAGGAGGTGGTACAGGAATCTCTACCTGTTGCCCATCACCTACGCCTTTCGGCCTCGGCTTAGGTCCCGACTAACCCTGAGCGGACGAACCTTCCTCAGGAACCCTTAGGCTTTCGGTGCAGAGGATTCTCACCTCTGTTTTCGCTACTCATACC is a window encoding:
- a CDS encoding CPBP family intramembrane glutamic endopeptidase; amino-acid sequence: MKRQYWYVIITYVVMQLSGIIGVPLLRFLGVGKHAKNKLIAAEIASGYWAVISFAIAFLIILFFLREDIKQRHTRYRVSLPVAWMWAVGGVFLALFAQSLAANIEWHLLGIEPGSENTRRIVGIIRVTPILIIVTSIIGPILEEIIFRKIIFGALYQKYNFLIAALISSLLFAVVHMELKHLLLYAAMGFTFAFLYAKTGRIFVPIFAHVTMNTFVVVMQTLFADEIERMMRQTEHIQLIIGHWGLLIQ
- a CDS encoding YdiK family protein, with protein sequence MGILFTYLSVQSAKDTIWNFFTIVLAILATLDFGAAIRLFALHFRK
- the tatC gene encoding twin-arginine translocase subunit TatC, translated to MNDKEMSVYEHLGELRKRLIIVLIFFSVALIVSFFFVEPVILYLQRTGEAKQLTMNAFRLTDPIRIYFQFAFVIAFILTAPVLLYQIWAFVSPGLYEKERKVTLSYIPISIFLFLAGVSFAYFVLFPFVVRFMQNLANDLGIHQVIGINEYFEFLLQLILPFGIVFQLPVVVMFLTRLGLITPMLLIKIRKYAYLVLLIVAAIITPPDVLSQVIVMIPLSILYEVSIWISKFAYRKVLLAQQEQENLP
- a CDS encoding twin-arginine translocase TatA/TatE family subunit is translated as MKYLLIVLVILLLFGTKKLPELGKSLGQSLREFKDATKGLADEDEKKADQ
- a CDS encoding redox-sensing transcriptional repressor Rex, with translation MSNEQPKIPQATAKRLPLYYRFLKNLHASGKQRVSSAELSEAVKVDPATIRRDFSYFGALGKKGYGYNVNYLLSFFRKTLDQDEVTEVALFGVGNLGTAFLNYNFLKNNNTKIVMAFDVDEKKVGTTVGGVPVYHLDELEGRLHEGIPVAILTVPAHVAQWITDRLVGKGIKGILNFTPARLNVPKHIRVHHIDLAVELQSLVYFLKNYPLDKGENET
- the moaC gene encoding cyclic pyranopterin monophosphate synthase MoaC, with amino-acid sequence MSSFTHFNEQGRAKMVDISDKEDTVRIAVAQTSVTVNKEIYEKMTNNAIEKGDVLAVAQIAGVMAAKKTPDLIPMCHPLMLKGVDIQFAWHVEEEKALYQLLITVTVKTKGSTGVEMEALTAASVCALTVYDMCKALDKGMVIGPTYLVEKTGGKSGHYQREKRSAGGFIDEQ
- a CDS encoding ABC-F family ATP-binding cassette domain-containing protein, which produces MIILQVNQLTKYFGADLILSNIKLEIQSKDRIALVGRNGEGKSTLLKIIAGELSYDSGEIIKPKEVTIGYLAQDSGLHSSLSIWEEMMTVFAPLKAMEKQLREMEMQMGDPDLLADASRYEKLLKDYDALQERYKEQGGYQYEADIRSILHGLQFSKYDYMTTPVQSLSGGQRTRLALGKLLLMKPDLLILDEPTNHLDLETLTWLEQYLQTYPGAILIVSHDRYFLDKIVTQVYELSRATLKRYSGNYSRYLEQRAEEYERERKLYEKQQEEIAKLQEFIQRNIARASTTKRAQSRRKRLEKMERMERPVGDEKAASFSFEIERQSGNDVLTAENVSVGYDADQPIIRNIHFRITRGESIALIGPNGIGKSTLLKAIVNKLPLQTGQFRYGSNVQIGYYDQNQADLSSNKRVLDELWDEYPDKTEKEIRTVLGNFLFSGDDVLKPVSGLSGGEKARLALAKLMMQKANFLILDEPTNHLDLDSKEVLENALIEYPGTILFVSHDRYFINRIATKIFELSSDGITEYLGDYDYYIAKKEEMRELERLAAMEQPKAQLSHPDGEITKKSSYEQEKAAKKLERQRKRRIEEIEAEISELEQQIAHVEEQLCDPEIYQDREKVQQLTKKNEEMKQKLDLLLVEWEKLYTLQ
- the tsaD gene encoding tRNA (adenosine(37)-N6)-threonylcarbamoyltransferase complex transferase subunit TsaD, with protein sequence MNHDIYVLGIETSCDETAAAVVKNGKEILSNIVASQMESHKRFGGVVPEIASRHHVEQITLVIEEAMNKAGVSFSQLHAIAVTQGPGLVGALLIGVNAAKALSFAYNIPLVGVHHIAGHIYANRLVTEMKFPLLSLVVSGGHTELVYMKEHGKFQVIGETRDDAAGEAYDKVARALNLPYPGGPHIDRLAHEGKVTIDLPRTWLEEGSYDFSFSGLKSAVLNTLHNAKQRGEEIDAKDMAASFQASVIDVLVTKTIQAAKEYHVRQVLLAGGVAANRGLRAELQKQMAKLDNVELVIPPLSLCTDNAAMIAAAGTVLFAQGKRVDMALNADPSLDLE
- the rimI gene encoding ribosomal protein S18-alanine N-acetyltransferase, translating into MGMDIQFRFMTLNDIDAVLQVERASFTVPWSREAFYNELVHNRYAKYIVMVHEGRIIGYAGMWVVIDEAHITNVAVLPEFRGKNLGEALMRKLMETAKQLGAVTMTLEVRVSNHVAQSLYRKLGFRNGGIRRHYYPDNLEDALVMWVNLS
- the tsaB gene encoding tRNA (adenosine(37)-N6)-threonylcarbamoyltransferase complex dimerization subunit type 1 TsaB, which produces MKILAIDTSNVVMGIALVEDDVVRGEIVTNIKKDHSTRVMPAVQSLLKQCGVVPNELGLIAVAKGPGSYTGVRIGVTIAKTLAWALNIPIVGVSSLEVLAANGRYFSGLISPFFDARRGQVYTGLYRYDGEELVCIESDRIVLAEEWANQLKARKEAVLFIGTDVALYKDLFQTQLGEWAHFAPSSLQLPRPSELALLGKKKEREDAHAFVPNYIRLAEAEAKWLAKQKGEKNNGDGYSISIHDVK
- the tsaE gene encoding tRNA (adenosine(37)-N6)-threonylcarbamoyltransferase complex ATPase subunit type 1 TsaE: MKHYEWVMHSPEETMSLARKLGEKLEAGSVITLEGDLGAGKTTFTKGLAKGLGIEKTINSPTFTIVKEYKGRLPLYHMDVYRLEDEMEDLGFDEYFEGDGVTVIEWAHLIEAQLPKERLNIYLFHHGDHQRRLVMEPVGKRYEQLCKEILET